Part of the Flagellimonas eckloniae genome, TGATAACAATTTCAATTTTTAAATGAACTAGATAACAAAATAACCACTCTTTGTCTTTAAAAACAACTTAAATCTCTTTTTTTGTAAAGTTAAAACCTTCCAAAGTGGAACTAAGGAAGGTTTCTGACTAACTCAAAATAATCTAACAAAACTTAGACTATGCTTTGCACCACTTCCTTTTTGGCTTCTTTTTTAGTGCCATCAAAACCTTCAACTCCCCCAACAGTGGTATATTTCATCACAAATCGTTTATCTGGATTGATAATTTTATAGGCATACTGGCACATTACAGCCGCTTCATGGAATCCAGATAATATCAATTTCAATTTTCCTTCATACGTATTCACATCTCCAATTGCAAAAACCCCAGGAATATTGGTTTGGTAATCTTTTGCGTTATTTACTCTGATTGCATTTTTTTCAATCTCCAGACCCCAGTTTCCAATAGGTCCCAGTTTGGGTGAAAGTCCAAATAGTGGAATAAAATTATCCACTTCCAAATACTGGTTATCTTTTTCTTTGTCGTTATATGCAATGACAACGCCGCTAAGGTCATTTTCACCATGTAATTCGGTCACCTGAGCTTCGGTAAAGAGTTTTATCTTACCCAATTTTGCCAGCTCCGATGCTTTTTCAACAGAATCCAATGCTCCTCTAAATTCATTTCTTCTGTGAACCAAAGAAACTTCTGAGGCAACATCTGCCAAGTAAATGGCCCAATCCAAGGCAGAATCTCCACCACCTGCAATAACCACTTTTTTGTTTCGATATATTTCAGGGTCCTTTATAATATAGGAAACACCTTTGTCTTCATAATCGGCAATATTTGGGATGAGGGGCTTTCTTGGCTCAAATGAACCCAAACCACCAGCGATAACCACAACTGGAGCATGATGCTGAGTTCCTTTGTTTGTGGTTACGATAAAAGACCCATCTTCTTGTTTTTCCAAACTTTCTGCACGTTCTCCAAAGGTAAAACCAGGTTCAAATGGCTTTATTTGCTCCATCAACTTATCCACCAAATCACCAGCCAAAATTTCCGGATACGCCGGAATATCATAGATTGGTTTTTTTGGATAAATTTCTGAACATTGACCTCCTGGTTGCGGCAATGCATCTATTAAATGGGTTTTCAGTTTTAGCAAACCTGCTTCAAATACAGTAAAAAGTCCTGTTGGACCTGCTCCTATGATAAGTATATCTGTTTTAATCATCTTACTCTTTTTCTAATAACACTTCCTCTTTCTGCTGGTACTCTTTTTTAATATTCACTATTTTTTGTCGATGATTTACCACTTCACCTATAACAATAATTGCGGGATTGGATAACTGCTGCTCCCTTGCCTTGTACTCAATAGAAGCAACAGTACCAATACCCATTTTTTCTTTATCCGTAGTACCATTTTGTATAATAGCTACGGGTATATTTGACTTTCCCTCGCTTTTAAAAAGCTGCATAATCTCAGACAGTTTTGACATTCCCATCAAAATCACAACTGTTGCGTTTGACTTTGCTGCCAAGGCAACATCCTTTGATAGTTTATGATCTTTTGTAGTTCCAGTAATCACCCAAAAGCTCTCAGAAGCTCCTCTTTTGGTAACAGGTATATCTTGAGAGGCTGGCACAGATACTGAAGAGGAAATACCGGGAACAACATTAACTTCCAAACCATGTTTGGCAGCGAACTCCATTTCTTCTGCTCCTCTTCCAAAAACAAAGGGGTCTCCTCCTTTTAACCGTACTACATGCTTATTTGAACGTGCACGATTGATTATCAACTCATTGATTTGTTCTTGTTGATAGGCATAACATCCTTTTCGTTTACCCACAAAGATTTTTTCGGCATCGGGTGCATAATCCAATAGTTTTGTATCTACCAAAGCATCATACAACACAACATCTGCTTTTTGTAATGCCTTAATGCCCTTTAGGGTAATTAAATCCACATCTCCTGGACCGGCTCCAACTACTGTCAATCTTCCCTTATGCATGAGCCAATTCCAATTTTCTATATGCTTCCAATTGTTCCAAAACTTGTTTTGCATCTTTCAAATAATTAGTTGCAAACTCTTGGGTAGGTTTGTTTTTGTTCAATTGAAGCGTAATATCTTCAAAGCTCCCAGAAAAAGCTATTTTCCCAGATTCAACATATAATCTATCAAAATCCTTAATTATACTGGCATGATTGTTTGTTTTTACTTTTTCCGATGTCAATAGTGCCTTGGCAGAATTCACAATAGATTGATACGAATAATAGATACTTGCAGCCCATTTTTCTTGAGCAAGTGCTTCTTCCGAATTTTGAATTTTTTCTTCACTTTCCAAGAATAAAGTTGCCACCAAATCAACAATTACCCCAGCACATTCTCCTATACCAATCTCCTTCTTATATTTTTCTGCATTCCCCCAATCAATAAAATCGTCTTGGGTAAGGTTTTCAATATCGGTTAACGGTTTTAGGAAATCATAGAAATAATGTTCTCCTTTATCCCAATAATAATCTGCAAACGAGGCTCCATTTCCATTGGCATTGAAATCATCCAAAATTAGACGCAACGCCTGAGGACCTCTTTTACTTGGAATTTTAACGACTTTATCCGCAAATCTGCCCTTCCCATTTCCAAAATTTCCTCCACCCAACAAAACTTGCAAGGCAGGAGCAACTAATTTATCTTTTGTGCGCACGGACATTCCCTGAAAACCAATATTTGCCATATTGTGTTGTCCGCAGGCATTCATGCAACCACTTATTTTAATAACTACATCTGGATTGCTGATATACTGTGGGTATTCGGCCTTAATAACACGTTCCAATTCTTCTGCAATTCCTGTACTGCTCGCAATACCTAAATTACAGGTATCTGTGCCCGGGCATGCCGTAATGTCCAATGCTTTGTTATAGCCAGCTTCTACAAATCCCAATTTTTGAAGTTCCAAATAGAAAAACGGAACCAATTCCTCTTTTACATATGGAATTAGGATGTTCTGTCTTAGCGACAATCGTATCTCACCAGCTGCATAGTTTTTAATCAAGTTTGCCAGTTCCCTGGCCTTGTCCGTATAAAAATCACCCAACAAAACTTTTATTCCAATGGCAACGTAGCCATTTTGTTTCTGAGGAATTAGATTGGTCGATTTCCACTGCTCAAATTTTTTAGTATCCTGAATCTGAACATAAGGAGTATCAACACTTACTATTTCTGGCTTTGGGTAGTTTTCAAAATCTATGGGATAAGACTGATGTGGAATTGCCAATTGTTCTTCTTCCAAAAGTGTCTTGAATCCGTCCAAGCCAATATCTTTCAATAGGAACTTCATTCTTGCTTTTGCACGACTCTTGCGTTCTCCATATCTATCAAAAACGCGAATAGTACCTTCCATTAATGGAATTATTTTATCCGATGGTAAAAAGTCATACAGCACATCCGCGTGACGTGGTTGAGAACCTAATCCACCCGCCAACAGCACTTTAAAGCCTCTTTCTCCATTTTTAATTTTAGCGATAAAACCTAAATCATGCATATAAGAAAGTCCGGTATCAGCATCACTGGCAGAAAACGAGACCTTGAATTTCCTACCCATTTCCTGCCCTATAGGGTTTCGTAGAAAATACTGAAAAACAGCATGCGCATATGGAGATACATCAAAAGGTTCATCAACATCGATTCCGGCTGTTTCACTTGCTGTAACATTTCGTACTGTATTTCCGCAGGCTTCGCGCAAGGTAACATCATCTTTTTCCAATTGCGCCCACAATTCTGGGGTACGATCTAAATCAACATAATGAATCTGAATATCTTGACGGGTGGTAATGTGTAATCTTCCTCTGGAATATTCATCGGAAACATCACAAATACGAAGTAATTGATTAGAAGTTACTTTTCCGTACGGTAATTTAATACGGATCATCTGTACGCCTTGTTGACGTTGCCCATAGACCCCTCTCGCTAAACGAAGACTCCTAAACTTTTCTTCATCAATTTTCCCTCCCTTAAATTGAAGGATTTTTTTCTCCAATTCTAAAATATCCTTTTCAACAACGGGATTCTCTATTTCTGTTCTAAAGCTTTGCATGTTTTTATTGTAAATGAATTCCACATTCCCTATTTGTCAGTGCTTTAATAGGGTCAAAATAGTTTTCGTTCTTGGGTAGGTTATTTTTCTCCAAATAAATATCCAAATCCTCATCGGACCAATAATAAAAAGGACTGATTTTTAAAATACCATCCTTACTGTAGCTCAAAATATCCTTAGAATTTCTATATTCAGTTTGTCTAACCCTAATATTTGTAAACCATATATCAGGATTATGTTCCCTTAAAGCACGAGCAAAAGGCTCAAGTTTTACTATCTCAGTAAATTCCTCATGTCCAGGCTCATCAACACTAGGCATACCCAATTTAAACTCTGTGAATGCCCTAGATTGTTTTGGAACATAGGAATGAACACAAAGTGAAAACTTTTCCATTAGAAAAGAAGCATGGGAATAAGTTTCGGATAAATTATAACCTGTATCACACCATATTACATCAATACTTTTATTTTTTAAAAAAAAAGTGTTTAAAAGTACTGCTGAGTATTTACCAAAGCTTGTGGTGACTATTCTTTTTGAAGAAAGTAATAAAGCCCAATCAATAATTTCTCCTGGAGATTTTTCCCTAAGAACATTGTTCCAGTATTCCAAATCAAGATTTATTTTCATAACAAATTATTATCCTATCGATTTACTAGGAAATACAAACATACCTATTTTATTTCAATGGAATCGTTAAAGGGGGTATAAAATCACTATTACCCTATCGTTTTTATAGATTTTAATAAATATGTCTAGATTTTTTAAAAATTTATCAAATAAATTTCAAGAAAATAAAGAATCTTGAGCTACTCTAACAAGTCTGCCAAAGTGTTGCTGCGATATACTTCCAAGGCACTATCACGTACTTGTAGCATTAGTTTATGTACTGAACATTCATGCTCATCCGGACAGTCATCACACTTCTCGTAAAAATTGAGACTTACGCAAGGTACCATAGCTATTGGCCCTTCCAAGACTCGCATGACCGTGGTCATTAAAATTTCACTGGGGTCTTTAATCAGATAATACCCCCCTCCTTTTCCTTTCTTGGAACCCAAAAATCCATTTCGTCTTAAGGAGAGTAAAATGCTTTCCAAAAACTTTTGCGAGATGTTCTCGTGTTTGGCTATTTCCGCAATTTGTATGGGTTCTTTACTATCAACTGAAGCGAGGTAAGTAAGCGCTTTAAGGCCGTATTTAGTCTTCTTGGAGAGCATCTTACGAATATAGGGAAAATTAACAATTCCTATCTCCAAAATAATGTGGCAAGACACAATTACTCCAATGCCTGCTTTATGTCTGCTATAATATCATCAATGTGTTCCAATCCTACGGAAATTCGAACCATACCATCTGAAATTCCAACAGATTCCCGTTCTTCTTTGGTCAATTTACTATGTGTAGTTGAAGCAGGATGCGTAACAATACTTCTGGAATCTCCCAAATTGGCGGAAAGTGATAACATTTTAATGGCATCAAAGAATTTCCTACCGGCTTCCAGCCCACCTTTCACTTCAAATGCTACCACGCATCCTCCTGCTTTCATCTGTTTTTTGGCAATTTCATATTTTGGATGGGATTTTAAAAAAGGATATTTCACCCATTCAATTTTTTTATGGTCTTCTAAATATTCCGCCAATCGCAATGCATTGGTACAATGCTTGTCTACTCGCAGGGCCAAAGTTTCCAGACTTTTGGACAATACCCAGGCATTAAATGGCGAAAGTGCTGGGCCTGTAATTCTTGAAAAACGATAAATTTTATCCACAAGGTAACTGTTTCCAACCGTTACTCCAGCCAAAACCCTTCCCTGACCATCCATCAATTTTGTTCCTGAATGAATCACCAAATCTGCACCAAACTTAATGGGCTGCTGTAAATAGGGAGACGCGAAACAGTTATCAACAATGAAAATAAGGTTATGCTTTTTGGCTATATTTCCTAAAGCCTCCAAATCAAGCACATCAACACCAGGGTTTGTTGGCGATTCTGCATAAATAATCTTTGTAGTCGGTGTAATTAGCTTTTCAATTTCACCTAAATCATTAATATCAAAATAGCTAGTACCAATATTCCACTTTGGAAAAAACTGCGTGAACAAAGTGTGGGTAGAACCAAAAATACTTTTGGCGGAAACAATATGGTCACCACTTTCCAATAGCGCTGCAAATGTGGAAAAAACAGCCGCCATTCCGGAAGCGAACGAAAAACCTGCTTCTGCACCTTCCATCTTACAAACCTTTTCTACAAACTCTGTAGAATTTGGGTTGGAATATCTAGAATATATATTATGTTCCTTTTCTTCTGCAAAAGAAGCTCTCATATCCTCGGCATCCTCAAAAACAAAACTGGAAGTCAGATACATTGGAGTGGAATGCTCCAAAAACTGTGTCCGCTCCGATTGCGTACGTATTGCTTCAGTTTCAAATTGCTTTTTATGCTTCATTATATTTTTTCTGCTATTCTTAAAATATCTCCAAAAACCCCTCTGGCCGTAACCGCAGCACCTGCTCCTGCTCCCTGAATCACTAGTGGATTTTCTCCATATGATTCTGTATAAATTTCTATGATGGAATCTGAACCCTTAACCTGTCCCAAAGGACTTTCCTTGGGAACCGAAACCAATTTAGCTTCCAATATGCCCTTATCTTGCTGCAGATCACCATGCAAATCACCAATATACCTTAACACATATCCTTTTTCCTGATTCTGTTTGATTTCCTCAAACTTTTCATTCATGGCTTCAATCTTGCTCATAAAATCATCAAAATTGATTGATTGTAATGTTTCGGGAATAAGATTTTCAATCTCTATATCTGAAAACTCATTCTGAAGATCAAGTTCACGAGCCAAAATCAACAATTTTCGTCCCACATCGTTTCCTGATAAATCCTCTCGTGGATCTGGTTCTGTAAAACCCTTTTCCATAGCATCCTTTACAATACTTGAGAATGAGGTTTCCTCTTCCGAAAATGTGTTAAAAATATAACTTAAGGATCCTGAAAAAACACCCTTTATTCTGGTAATATTTTCTCCTGATAAGTGCAGTAGCTTTATAGTATCGATTAGCGGAAGACCAGCCCCAACATTGGTTTCGTATAAGTATTGTTTTTGATTCTTCTCAAGATGGCCACGAATCGATTTGTAATAATCAAACCCTAAAGTATTTGCTATTTTGTTGGACGAGACCAAATCAAAACCATTTTCTATAAAAAGTTCATAGTTTGACACAAAGGCTTCACTTGCTGTGTTGTCAATCGCAATCAGGTTTTCTAAATGGTGTTCTTTGGCAAAGGAAATAACATCTTCTATTTGATATGCTTTTCCTTTTGCTTCCAAGGTATCTTGCCAATTC contains:
- a CDS encoding NAD(P)/FAD-dependent oxidoreductase codes for the protein MIKTDILIIGAGPTGLFTVFEAGLLKLKTHLIDALPQPGGQCSEIYPKKPIYDIPAYPEILAGDLVDKLMEQIKPFEPGFTFGERAESLEKQEDGSFIVTTNKGTQHHAPVVVIAGGLGSFEPRKPLIPNIADYEDKGVSYIIKDPEIYRNKKVVIAGGGDSALDWAIYLADVASEVSLVHRRNEFRGALDSVEKASELAKLGKIKLFTEAQVTELHGENDLSGVVIAYNDKEKDNQYLEVDNFIPLFGLSPKLGPIGNWGLEIEKNAIRVNNAKDYQTNIPGVFAIGDVNTYEGKLKLILSGFHEAAVMCQYAYKIINPDKRFVMKYTTVGGVEGFDGTKKEAKKEVVQSIV
- the cobA gene encoding uroporphyrinogen-III C-methyltransferase, translating into MHKGRLTVVGAGPGDVDLITLKGIKALQKADVVLYDALVDTKLLDYAPDAEKIFVGKRKGCYAYQQEQINELIINRARSNKHVVRLKGGDPFVFGRGAEEMEFAAKHGLEVNVVPGISSSVSVPASQDIPVTKRGASESFWVITGTTKDHKLSKDVALAAKSNATVVILMGMSKLSEIMQLFKSEGKSNIPVAIIQNGTTDKEKMGIGTVASIEYKAREQQLSNPAIIVIGEVVNHRQKIVNIKKEYQQKEEVLLEKE
- a CDS encoding HEPN domain-containing protein, with the protein product MQSFRTEIENPVVEKDILELEKKILQFKGGKIDEEKFRSLRLARGVYGQRQQGVQMIRIKLPYGKVTSNQLLRICDVSDEYSRGRLHITTRQDIQIHYVDLDRTPELWAQLEKDDVTLREACGNTVRNVTASETAGIDVDEPFDVSPYAHAVFQYFLRNPIGQEMGRKFKVSFSASDADTGLSYMHDLGFIAKIKNGERGFKVLLAGGLGSQPRHADVLYDFLPSDKIIPLMEGTIRVFDRYGERKSRAKARMKFLLKDIGLDGFKTLLEEEQLAIPHQSYPIDFENYPKPEIVSVDTPYVQIQDTKKFEQWKSTNLIPQKQNGYVAIGIKVLLGDFYTDKARELANLIKNYAAGEIRLSLRQNILIPYVKEELVPFFYLELQKLGFVEAGYNKALDITACPGTDTCNLGIASSTGIAEELERVIKAEYPQYISNPDVVIKISGCMNACGQHNMANIGFQGMSVRTKDKLVAPALQVLLGGGNFGNGKGRFADKVVKIPSKRGPQALRLILDDFNANGNGASFADYYWDKGEHYFYDFLKPLTDIENLTQDDFIDWGNAEKYKKEIGIGECAGVIVDLVATLFLESEEKIQNSEEALAQEKWAASIYYSYQSIVNSAKALLTSEKVKTNNHASIIKDFDRLYVESGKIAFSGSFEDITLQLNKNKPTQEFATNYLKDAKQVLEQLEAYRKLELAHA
- a CDS encoding phosphoadenosine phosphosulfate reductase family protein, translated to MKINLDLEYWNNVLREKSPGEIIDWALLLSSKRIVTTSFGKYSAVLLNTFFLKNKSIDVIWCDTGYNLSETYSHASFLMEKFSLCVHSYVPKQSRAFTEFKLGMPSVDEPGHEEFTEIVKLEPFARALREHNPDIWFTNIRVRQTEYRNSKDILSYSKDGILKISPFYYWSDEDLDIYLEKNNLPKNENYFDPIKALTNRECGIHLQ
- a CDS encoding RrF2 family transcriptional regulator, which translates into the protein MLSKKTKYGLKALTYLASVDSKEPIQIAEIAKHENISQKFLESILLSLRRNGFLGSKKGKGGGYYLIKDPSEILMTTVMRVLEGPIAMVPCVSLNFYEKCDDCPDEHECSVHKLMLQVRDSALEVYRSNTLADLLE
- a CDS encoding trans-sulfuration enzyme family protein, with protein sequence MKHKKQFETEAIRTQSERTQFLEHSTPMYLTSSFVFEDAEDMRASFAEEKEHNIYSRYSNPNSTEFVEKVCKMEGAEAGFSFASGMAAVFSTFAALLESGDHIVSAKSIFGSTHTLFTQFFPKWNIGTSYFDINDLGEIEKLITPTTKIIYAESPTNPGVDVLDLEALGNIAKKHNLIFIVDNCFASPYLQQPIKFGADLVIHSGTKLMDGQGRVLAGVTVGNSYLVDKIYRFSRITGPALSPFNAWVLSKSLETLALRVDKHCTNALRLAEYLEDHKKIEWVKYPFLKSHPKYEIAKKQMKAGGCVVAFEVKGGLEAGRKFFDAIKMLSLSANLGDSRSIVTHPASTTHSKLTKEERESVGISDGMVRISVGLEHIDDIIADIKQALE